A region of Nerophis lumbriciformis linkage group LG26, RoL_Nlum_v2.1, whole genome shotgun sequence DNA encodes the following proteins:
- the LOC140679853 gene encoding uncharacterized protein — MCERTIAEYEEELCPTKEEKERQHEKHQVVLHRTDVCEEHLHPEQQKWSFRMRTEEPQPSHIKKEEECPLIHHFKKEEEDPPTPHFKEETVDPLNPHIKEEEEDPLSPHIKEEEEEHSISQQGEHLEGLEEVDVTKMPVTGVPVKSEGDEVKGESEEKREAEPPSSSSTQHMTTEADGDHCGGSQADKLLAPLSDSEDTTSHSPDTDDEDSKDDKTCHTDNTHVTCSHCDKTFKTPSKLKSHMRTHTGEKPFSCSICGKDFSHKHDLKRHMGIHTGEKPFTCSECGRDFSLKRVLIEHMRIHTGEKPFTCSECGRDFRLKRVLIEHMRIHTGEKPFTCSECGRDFRLKQMLKEHMRIHTGEKPFMCSICSKGFPQKGNLIRHTKTHTGEKPFSCSICGKDFIQREHFKAHMRRHTGERPFSCSICGTDFTRREHFKEHMIIHTGEKPFTCSECGNAFGRRSSLNAHMRIHTGEKKNSCSICGKGFVRSQCLKEHMRTHTGEKPFSCLECGKAFIRRSLMKVHMRIHTGEKPFSCSECGKSFIISQSLKNHMRTHSGKKPYSCSSCYKSFRHLDTLTAHMRTHTGEKVLSCSVCGERFSSMYQCKKHKCAGENSSSK, encoded by the coding sequence acgtctgtgaagaacatcttcaccctgagcaacagaagtggagcttcaggatgcggacggaggagccacagccctcccacattaagaaggaagaggaatgCCCACTGATCCATcattttaaaaaggaagaggaggacccaccgacaccccattttaaagaggaaacAGTGGATCCACTGAACCCTCACataaaggaggaagaggaggacccactgagccctcacattaaagaggaagaggaggaacacagcatcagtcagcagggagagcatcttgaaggactggaggaggttgatgtcaccaagatgccagtgactggtgtccctgtgaagagtgaaggtgatgaggtcaaaggtgagagtgaggagaagagagaggcggagcctccaagcagcagctcaactcaacacatgacaacagaagctgatggagaccactgtggaggatcacaagcagacaagctcttagctccactatcagatagtgaggacacaacgtcacactctcctgacactgatgatgaagactctaaagatgataagacatgtcacactgacaacacacacgtcacatgttctcactgtgacaaaacttttaaaaCTCCTAGTAAATTGAAAagtcacatgagaacacacactggagaaaaacctttttcatgttcaatctgcggtaaagattttagtCATAAGCacgatttgaaaagacacatgggaatacacactggagaaaaaccttttacctgctcAGAATGCGGTAGAGATTTTAGTCTAAAACGAGTGCTGATAGAAcatatgagaatacacactggagaaaaaccttttacctgctcAGAATGCGGTAGAGATTTTAGACTAAAACGAGTGCTGATAGAAcatatgagaatacacactggagaaaaaccttttacctgctcAGAATGCGGTAGAGATTTTAGACTAAAACAAATGCtgaaagaacacatgagaatacacactggagaaaaaccattcatgtgctcaaTTTGTAGTAAAGGTTTCCCCCAGAAGGGAAATCTGATacgacacacaaaaacacacactggagaaaaacctttttcatgttcaatctgtggtaaagatttTATTCAAAGGGAACAtttcaaagcacacatgagaagacacacaggGGAaagacctttttcatgttcaatctgcggtacagATTTTACAAGAAGGGAACATTTCAAAGAACACATgataatacacactggagaaaaaccttttacctgctcagaatgtggtaacgcTTTTGGACGAAGAAGCAGTTTGAatgcacacatgagaatacacactggagaaaaaaaaaattcttgttcaATCTGCGGGAAAGGTTTTGTAAGAAGTCAGTGTttaaaagaacacatgagaacacacactggagaaaaacctttttcctgcttagAATGTGGTAAAGCTTTTATACGAAGAAGCCttatgaaagtacacatgagaatacacactggagaaaaacctttttcctgctcagaatgtggtaaaagttttataaTAAGTCAAAGTTTAAAAAATCACATGAGAACGCACTCTGGTAAAAAACCATATTCCTGTTCAAGCTGCTACAAAAGCTTTCGTCACCTAGACACTCTtacagcacacatgagaacacacacaggagagaaagtgttgagttgcagtgtgtgtggtgaaagattctcttctatgtaccagtgtaagaaacacaagtgtgctggtgagaacagcagcagcaaatga